The sequence GTAAATATGAGTAAAAAACACCCCAAATGAATTTTTTGTTTAACATGGGGAAATAGCTAAATTCGTAACAATAAGAATGTCAACAACTATAAGTATAAGTACTAAACAAGGGTTCTACGAAAGAATTCTTGTTAATTTATTTTCAAAAATGCAACTTGGAACTCTTACGATGAGGCTTCCAGGTGGGCAAGAATTAGCTTTCGGGAATGGAGATGGAAACATTCACGCTAACATAGATATTAAAGATCACAATTTTTTCAAGCGGTGTGTTCTTTATGGTGACATAGGCTTTGGAGAAGCATATGTAGAAGGTGAATGGGAAACCTCAAATATTCAAACAGTTATTAGATGGTTTCTTTTGAATATAGACAATGCGCCTAGTATTTCCGGAAGCAAGACCCAAAGCACTATTATTAATGCTCTGAAATTTTTTAATAAAATTTATCACTCCAAAAGAATAAATACGGTTGGTGGCTCCAAAAAAAATATAGCAGCGCATTACGATTTAAATAACGCATTTTTCTCGCTTTTTCTTGATCCTACAATGACCTATTCTTCTGCTTACTTTAAGGAAGAAGGTATGACGCTTGAAGAAGCCCAGTTAGCGAAGTACGATCGTTTATGCCAGGAGCTTCATCTAAAGCCCAGCGACCATGTTCTTGAAATAGGAAGTGGTTGGGGCGGTAATGCGATCTACATTGCTAAAACGTATGGGTGCAAAGTAACGAGTTTAACAATCTCAGAAGAACAATTTAAATTAGCCAACGAACGTATTCAAAAAGAAAATCTGGGTGACAGAGTTTCGGTAATTTTAAAAGATTACCGTTTGATGGAAGGGAAATTTGACAAGCTCGTTTCCATCGAAATGTTAGAAGCTGTTGGAGCTGAATTCTATAATCAGTATTTTAAAAAATGTAGCGATCTTTTGAAAAAAGACGGAATTTTTGCGATCCAGGTAATTACGTGTCCGGATACCCGTTTCGAGAATTTAAAAAACGGCGTGGACTGGATTCAGAAGCATATTTTTCCTGGTTCGCTCTTGCCTTCTGTGGCCGCGATCAACAAATCTATAAATGAAGTGTGCGACCTCACTTTGGTCGATCTAAAAGATATTGGTTTAGATTACGCTCACACTTTAAAGATCTGGCAGCAAGAATTTCAAAAAAATATTGAGGGCGTAAAAAAATTAGGCTTCGACGATTATTTTGTGCGCAAATGGAATTACTATTTTGCTTATTGCGAAGCCGCTTTTGCCATGCGTAACATTCATGTGATGCAACTGGTTTATACGCGTCCAAATAATACAGGACGCTAATAAAAAAGCTTTCTTGTATTGGTTCTTCTGGCTAACAGCTTTAAACATTGAGTGCCCCTACTAAATTCTCCCTGATAAATAGTCTCCAAAAGGATAGCCAGAATCTTATCTGACCTCGGAACTTATGAACTTCCCGGTTCAAAATGACCTATAAGTGTCCCATTAATAATTTGACAAGAATTAATAAAAGAGACAAGTAGTAAATTTGGTTTAGGTTATCAAATTCTTATAAAACATATTATTACTGTGCTATTTTTACTATCTGTGCAGTTTTTAATTATCTTTGGCCTCGAAAAATTTTAACCCCAAACAAATGAAAAAACTTTTACTATTTCTTGCATTTGGCACTTATTTAAAGTGCGAAAGCCAAATTACAGCGAGCTCCACTTTAGTATGTGATGGACAAAGTGTAACTCTTGTGGCACCGCCCACCCGCCTAAACACAACATTGGCTGGCGGCAATAACCACAGAGGTAACATGTTTAACCTCGTTGCAATTAATACCCTCACAATAACCAGTTTTGACGCGCATCCGCAAGGCAATACCACTATCGAAATATATTACAAAGCGGGAACTTACTCTGGTTTTGAAAATGCTTCAACGTCCTGGACATTAGTTGGAAGTGCGGCAGTTACAGCGCAACCTTTTGGGAATTTAACTCCCGTACCTGTTGCTATAAACGTAGTAATACCTGCAGGTCAAACCTATGCGTTTTACGTTACTTCTAATAACACAGCGGTTGCGCTCAACTATAGTAATGGCACCACGGCTGGTTCAGTTTATTCTTCAGATGCTAATCTTCAGTTCATAGAAGGTATAGGCCTTGAATATCCTTTCACCGGGTCACCATTTTCGCCGCGTGTGTGGAACGGCCGGATAAATTATAACGCTTCGTCTACCACTTATACATGGAGTAACGGTGCATCTACATATTCAACATCCGTGTCACCAAGTATTACTACAACTTACTCGGTTGCTGTGAATAGCGCTACTAATACAAGTTCAATTTCTATTTCCGTGAATCCGTCGCCAACAGTCTCAATAAATAATGGAACAATTTGCAGTGGCAATTCATTTTCAATAATTCCGTCGGGAGCTGATACATACACGATTCAGGGAGGAAACTCAAATGTTAGTCCTCTATCTAACTCCACTTATACCGTGAAAGGAACGGCTAGCAACGGTTGTTTGAGTATAAATACCGCCACTCTTAATTTAACTGTTAACACAACGCCAACGGTAAGCGTGAATGATGGAACAATTTGTTCGGGCAACTCATTTTCTATAATTCCATCAGGCGCCAGTACTTATACGATTGAGGGGGGAAATACGAACGTGAGTCCATTAGTTAACTCGACTTTTACTGTGAATGGCACAGCTTCTAACGGTTGT is a genomic window of Sphingobacteriaceae bacterium containing:
- a CDS encoding cyclopropane-fatty-acyl-phospholipid synthase, producing the protein MRLPGGQELAFGNGDGNIHANIDIKDHNFFKRCVLYGDIGFGEAYVEGEWETSNIQTVIRWFLLNIDNAPSISGSKTQSTIINALKFFNKIYHSKRINTVGGSKKNIAAHYDLNNAFFSLFLDPTMTYSSAYFKEEGMTLEEAQLAKYDRLCQELHLKPSDHVLEIGSGWGGNAIYIAKTYGCKVTSLTISEEQFKLANERIQKENLGDRVSVILKDYRLMEGKFDKLVSIEMLEAVGAEFYNQYFKKCSDLLKKDGIFAIQVITCPDTRFENLKNGVDWIQKHIFPGSLLPSVAAINKSINEVCDLTLVDLKDIGLDYAHTLKIWQQEFQKNIEGVKKLGFDDYFVRKWNYYFAYCEAAFAMRNIHVMQLVYTRPNNTGR